Part of the Drosophila santomea strain STO CAGO 1482 chromosome 2L, Prin_Dsan_1.1, whole genome shotgun sequence genome is shown below.
TTTGGCAATTCTACACGACTGTCTTTGCCGTTTGCAATTGTTCAACTCCGATCGCGATTCTTGCGGCCGTATCTTATATATAGTCTGCTGATTCTGATGGCTCTGCTGTTGCCTTTTCTGCTGCTTGGCGTtgataatacaaaaatgtcGTACTCCGGTCGTCGGTGCAGCAAATTTCATGTTTAATTGCAATGCGTTCACTTTTCTCCGCGCTGGCAGACACTCCCACTCCGCCCTCAGTTCGCAGTTCTTGTGAAATCGAACCGAATGCGCTGTATTTCGATCTCTGGTGTTTCGATTTTGCTATTTCCGATTCGGCCAGTGCTGGCGCTACGCGGACTTTACGTTGGCAGCTTTCGGAAAGctctaaaaataatgcaaataattaaGCACTTAATTCGATTGCTGATTTTTACGAAATGAAAAAGTGAGTGACCGTATGCGCGAACGGCTGAAAATACCAAGAATAGCGGTAAATTCCATGGAGGATGGCAGGCTGTCGCTCAGCCGATAGTTTTGAACTTATCCAGTTTTCAAGCttatatgtttaatattaatttattgattcACCTCATTATAAAACCTATGAAGAAATCACCTTTATGTTTTCTTATTGACCCCATTGAACTATATTATTCAActtattacaaaattaaaatttaaatcgCGATATTCGCGCGGTTAGGAAGCCCTCATATCTCTAAGCTGCACCTGTATCGATACGTTCGTTGCAGCCCTGCGCCACccgcacacatgcacactcaCACGTACGCGCTCAGCGATTTGCAGAGAGagttttctggtttttgtttagttttatttgattgCAACTCGATTGGAACGCCAGCGGCTGGCGCAGCGCACAGTAATTTAACTGCGAGGTCGATAAGAACGGGGGACAAACTAAAAAAAGCTCCAGCCGATTCGATTCGAAGCTCAGAAGATTGGACTTCAGAACTCGAACTTTGGCACCAGAGCAGCGCATCCACGAACGTCGCCCCAAAAATTCATGAATGCCCAGCAGCGGATTTGGActcggattcggaatcggaatcaaTAGCGAACGACAACAAAACAAGGGGAAGCCGAAAGTGGGGTTTGCAACACCGCGGATTGCACACAATAATTAGGTAATTTGTAAGCGACGTTCACCTGGGCAAGGTGAACTTGGCACCGCCTCTATATGGCAGCCATCGTTCATGTGTATCTTATCGATCGAGTGCCCTGGCTAATCTCCGGATAATCTTGCAGGCATGGCGGCGATTGAGGAGCGCTTCCAGGCGGCAGTCAATGTGATAAAGGGTCTGCCCAAAAATGGGCCCTACCAGCCCAGCACCAGCATGATGCTCAAGTTCTACGGGCTCTTCAAACAGGCCACCGAGGGAGGACCAGATGTGGACAAGAAGCCCGGCTTCTGGGACATCGTGGGCAAGGCCAAGTGGCAGGCATGGAACGACAACCGTCACTTGACCAAGGAGCAGGCCATGCAGCGGTACGTGGAGAGCCTGCAGGAGATCATCGAGACCATGTCGTTCACGGAGAACGTGCAGAACTTTGTGGGCAGCCTCGATAATCTGGGGAACATCAGTCTGGACGAACTGGAGCTGGTCTCGCCCGGCATGAAGGAGCTGGCCGAGTCGCATCCCAACTCGCCGTTCCACTCGCGCACCAACAGTCCCCAGCACGGATCCAGTTGCAATGGCGAGCCGGAGGCTCCGACGACGGAGGCTGCCGCACCACTGGCCACGTCCGAAAAGATAAAGGAGAATGGCCACAGCTCGCCGCCACTGACCAATGGCTATGGGCCTAAGTCAACCTCAAACTACACACAACACGACACGCACAATTTTACGAGCAACAGCAGCGTGGCCATCGTGGAGCCCTCAGACGATGAGTACGACGATCCCTACGATCTCAGCCACGAGTTGACCCAGGCTATTGCCCAGAACACGGACCTGCTGCGCCAAATCCAGTCGGCCATCACGCGGATGAACAGCGATGTGGGTGCAGTGCAGCAGCGCGTTCGCAGCCTGGAGCAGTCGCTCAACGAACTGCGCAGCGGCCAAAAAGCTGCGAAAGGAACGGTGGCCCAGCCACGATCACTGCCCGCCTGGTGGCCCTTCAGGAACATCTCCCCGCTGTGGTTTGCCGTCCTCATCCTGTGGCCTTTCCTGGTGAGACGGTTCGCGCGAATGCTCCAGTCCACGCCGCAGCGCAGGCACTGACGCAAGAAAACTATGCTCGCGGGGGGAGGAACATGTGGTAGTTAAATTGTAAGTACAACGCCACTGGACAAATGCAGGCATACACTATCATTCCGGCCTTATAGCGAGTTGCTTGTTTATGTTTGAGAGGAATTCCCGCTAAGATTCAAGAGCATCGGGAACCTGTTTCGCAGCGAAAGCTTTTACATCATACATTATTGtacatatttgcatttcattagCATATTCAAGGAAACGATCTGTAGGCAAACTCAGATTGTGGAATATCTTTGAGTATTTGAGCAGGGGAAAGTGCGCAATCATCTTCTGTTTATACTTATTATCAGTAATACAAGTTTCCAATTAAGAGTTTGAGTGAACGATTTAAGAACCAGTACAGTCAGTTCCCGCTTAACTTATGAATACATacaatatattatttatttcaccAAATTTAATCCCATATAACCCTTTTCATTTCAGTTATCTTCGGTTACGGGCACGAGCTTGGTCTTTAGCTTTCTTCTGTCCTAGAAAGCGCTTCAGTTATTGTACAGAGTTTGCCTTATTTATACCCTTCTAACCCCATGGTTATCCAGTTGCAATATCTTTACCCTCTTTTGTACACgtctatatgtatattgaatgtatatttatttcgtACACACAAATCGCGACCTTTTTGTCACATTCCCCATCTGATTATAGTTTGTAAGTCGAATGTTTTGGCACTATTGTCTAGCAGAAGGCGAGTTTTAGCAACCTGAAAGCGCCGCTCTACTAAAAATACGGTTGTAAGCGTATACTTTATTGTGCattatttgttgttaattataatttttgtaataaagCGAAAAAGTGAGAGCAGACGCTTGTCATCATTTAAGGCTGTGGAGTGATCCGCAGATAACTCTTCCCGGAAGGAACCTCAATGGTTTCGATGCCATCGGGAAAGAGCTTTGGAATGTCCTCGGCTTTGACAGTTGGCAAGACCATGCACTTTCCGCCCTGTTTCCAATCTGCCGGCGTGGCCACGCTCTTGGTTTGGGTCAACTGAAGCGAGTCGATCACTCGAAGGATTTCACTGCAAAGAAGAGAGGGATTGAAATGATACTTATCAGATTAATCGTCGTTTAGATATAAAACTAATGATATGCATTAAACAAAATGGAGCCTAATTTACATCGTTAAAGTTTAGTTTACACCACTTAACTTCATTAAACAATTATCTGCTAATGCAATTAAGTGCACGATTGGTCGCTACAAAGCATTACATACTTATAGATAGTAATGATTTTAGATATTAGAGTACCCACTCGAAATTGCGCCCAGTGGTGGCAGGATAAAGGATGGATAGGCGGAGCTTCTTCTTCTCGTCCACAACAAAAACGGCGCGACACGTGAGGGGAATGCCCTCAGCATTGATCTCGTCCTTGTCCAGCATATTAAACTTGAGCGCCAGTTCCCTCTTGTCATCCGCAATGATGGGATAGTCAAAGGAGCTTAGCTCTGCGAACAGAAATGCCTATTAGTAGAGTTGGCTGTCCAGAATTCAGAGACCAAACCCACTGTCAAAGCTCTTGATGTCCTCGATCCAGCCCTTGTGCGATGCCACGGTGTCGCAGGACAAGGCAATCGGCTTGACGCCACGCCTTTGGAATTCCGGCACCAAAGCCGCCACCCGCGACAATTCCGTGGTGCAAACTGGTGTGAAATCCGCCGGATGGGAGAACAAAATGGCCCAGCTGTCCTGCATCCAGTCGTAGAAATCGATCTGTCCCACGCTGGTGTCAGCCGTAAAGTTTGGGAACTGATCACCGATGTTTAAAGCCTTTCCGGACATtgtgaatatttaaaaaaacagGAGACGAATTCGGAGCTTTAGATAATTTGCGTTACAAAATTGCCGCAAAATGGAAATCAGCTGATTGGGCTAGAGTGCCCGCTTCTTTTATAAGCTCAGCAGCCAGGGATGCGCCTTATACAAAGAACTAGTTTTCGTACGAACAAGTAAAAAGCTAATTTCATTGTGTTTacttttattacatttatttcgCAAGCTTTTGCTAGCAGTGTTTTAAATCTAACATATTTCCTTTGACACAAGCAAACGAGTGGATCACatagttttaaattttagtGAGCTAAATGAGGGAGCCAGTGAACCGAACCACTTAAACTTGCTTTCATccctggcacacacacacacatacacaactCACACAAACGCGCAGTGTAAACACAATAAAGCAAAGAatttctcttatttatttatttggatttggatCGAAACCATGACAGACCTGAGCATCAGCGGCCAGCAGGTGCTGCCCCCGCCCACATGCACACCCGCGGAACCCTTCCGCATCACAACGAACGCCCCGCACCAGATGAACGACGCCAGTTTGACGCCAGGACGCAGGAAGCTCCAGAAGTGGCTGGGTCGCGTGCTGCGGATCGTGATTACCGACGGCCGCGTGCTGGTGGGCTTCTTCAACTGCACGGACCGGGATGCCAACATCGTGCTGTCCATGTGCGCCGAGTACCTGGTGGAGGGCCAGGAGCCCCGGCTTCTGGGCAACGTCATGGTTCCCGGTCAGCACATTGTCTCCCTGAACATCGACGAGCCGGATCCGCAGTCCAGCCTGCTGGTGCAATAGTGCTCCTAGTGATCCGCGTGGATCGTTCGCTGTTAACAATGCTGTTCAAATAAAGGATTTCGAGATGGTTCAACTTAATGTTTGTGGCGTGGTTTATGgatttatgtttatataaGCTTCATCTTTTTAAGGGTCTTTGAATTGTGTCCAATATCTTTTATGATATACTTCCGTGTTTTCTTAAAATGTTGAATTAAATAGACCCCCTTTCTCCACCCCACAACGCCCCTGCGTCGATCAGCTGTTTGATAAGCCACCGCCGCGTTGCCAACCGTCGCGCAGATGAATCAGCTGGGCTCAATTTATTTCGCTTGGTTATTTGTTTGCTCGCAGCACTATTCCTGCCAATTAATTGAGTTAATCAAGCGAAACAGCGCGCGGAAGAGGATCTGCCTGCCACCCGATACGCATTCAATTGAGACCAATCAGCGATGGACTTCACGACCTTCGTAAAGCCCTCAAATGGCGgcagtggcggtggcggtgaTGCGGATGACGGCGGCCAGAAGCTGCAGTTCTGGAAGCATGTGGAGTACATCGAGAACCATGGCAAGCAGGAGGACGACTACGAGTACTGCATGACCGAGTTCCTGCGCATGTCGGGCATCTATTGGGGCACCACCGCCCTGGACATTATGGGCCAGCTGGACCGCCTGGAGCGCAAGTCCATTATCGAATTTGTGAAGCGTTGTCAGTGCCCAACCACGGGAGGATTTGCTCCCTGCGAGGGTCACGATCCCCACCTGCTGTACACGCTGTCGGCCATCCAGATCCTCTGCACCTACGACGCCCTCGAGGAGATCGATCGCGAGGCGGTGGTGCGTTTTGTGGTCGGACTGCAGCAGCCCGATGGCAGCTTCTTCGGCGACAAGTGGGGCGAGGTGGACACCAGGTTCAGCTTCTGTGCGGTGGCCTCCCTCACGCTGCTCGGCCGCATGGAGCAGACCATCGACGTGGAGAAGGCGGTCAAGTTCGTGCTCTCGTGCTGCAACCAAACGGACGGCGGATTCGGATCCAAGCCGGGCGCCGAGTCGCATGCGGGTGAGTCACCACCTCTCCTGTCATGCTGCCAAAGTCAATATCATTTCAATTGAAACTTCTAGAGCTTCTAGAGAGCTAAAAGTACACTATACATATAGCTTGCATGTCTGAATTCATTTCTCTACATCTTTTCCATAAAGCTGTATacattattaataattaactcTCAATTTAAACCAGGACTCATCTACTGCTGCGTCGGCTTCTTCTCGCTGACGCAACGCCTGCACCTGCTGGACGTGGACAAGCTGGGCTGGTGGCTTTGCGAGCGGCAGCTGCCCTCCGGTG
Proteins encoded:
- the LOC120452844 gene encoding N-alpha-acetyltransferase 38, NatC auxiliary subunit yields the protein MTDLSISGQQVLPPPTCTPAEPFRITTNAPHQMNDASLTPGRRKLQKWLGRVLRIVITDGRVLVGFFNCTDRDANIVLSMCAEYLVEGQEPRLLGNVMVPGQHIVSLNIDEPDPQSSLLVQ
- the LOC120452837 gene encoding peroxiredoxin-6 translates to MSGKALNIGDQFPNFTADTSVGQIDFYDWMQDSWAILFSHPADFTPVCTTELSRVAALVPEFQRRGVKPIALSCDTVASHKGWIEDIKSFDKLSSFDYPIIADDKRELALKFNMLDKDEINAEGIPLTCRAVFVVDEKKKLRLSILYPATTGRNFDEILRVIDSLQLTQTKSVATPADWKQGGKCMVLPTVKAEDIPKLFPDGIETIEVPSGKSYLRITPQP
- the LOC120452830 gene encoding acyl-CoA-binding domain-containing protein 5, which gives rise to MAAIEERFQAAVNVIKGLPKNGPYQPSTSMMLKFYGLFKQATEGGPDVDKKPGFWDIVGKAKWQAWNDNRHLTKEQAMQRYVESLQEIIETMSFTENVQNFVGSLDNLGNISLDELELVSPGMKELAESHPNSPFHSRTNSPQHGSSCNGEPEAPTTEAAAPLATSEKIKENGHSSPPLTNGYGPKSTSNYTQHDTHNFTSNSSVAIVEPSDDEYDDPYDLSHELTQAIAQNTDLLRQIQSAITRMNSDVGAVQQRVRSLEQSLNELRSGQKAAKGTVAQPRSLPAWWPFRNISPLWFAVLILWPFLVRRFARMLQSTPQRRH
- the LOC120452820 gene encoding geranylgeranyl transferase type-2 subunit beta, yielding MDFTTFVKPSNGGSGGGGDADDGGQKLQFWKHVEYIENHGKQEDDYEYCMTEFLRMSGIYWGTTALDIMGQLDRLERKSIIEFVKRCQCPTTGGFAPCEGHDPHLLYTLSAIQILCTYDALEEIDREAVVRFVVGLQQPDGSFFGDKWGEVDTRFSFCAVASLTLLGRMEQTIDVEKAVKFVLSCCNQTDGGFGSKPGAESHAGLIYCCVGFFSLTQRLHLLDVDKLGWWLCERQLPSGGLNGRPEKLPDVCYSWWVLASLTIMGRLHWISSEKLQQFILSCQDTETGGFSDRTGNMPDIFHTLFGIGGLSLLGHSGLKAINPTLCMPQYIIDRLGIKPQRLPRP